A stretch of the Acidobacteriota bacterium genome encodes the following:
- a CDS encoding tetratricopeptide repeat protein, whose protein sequence is MDSSIEELEEKIKENPEAKYYFQLSEEYSKIDNVEKAIECCEKGLELNPESVSGKVMLAQLLYKAEDYKRARYFLTQVYKETPDNLNALKLLGNIYFKENELDRAKEIMEKILFFYPFDKDAPEMLKEINESLKTNKSQTEKQEELQINHEESPFLTLTMAEILESQGIYNKAIEIYRKIYEKEKNEEIDYRIRLLEKSISENFNYPLYIKKLTYLLEKLKNIFSH, encoded by the coding sequence ATGGATTCATCGATAGAAGAACTAGAAGAAAAAATAAAGGAGAATCCTGAGGCTAAATATTATTTCCAGTTATCTGAAGAGTATTCCAAAATTGACAATGTGGAAAAGGCTATTGAATGTTGTGAAAAGGGCCTTGAATTAAATCCTGAATCAGTTTCAGGAAAAGTTATGCTTGCTCAACTTCTATACAAAGCAGAAGATTATAAGAGAGCACGCTATTTTTTAACTCAGGTTTATAAAGAAACTCCTGACAATTTAAACGCTTTGAAATTACTTGGAAATATTTATTTTAAAGAAAATGAACTTGATAGAGCAAAAGAAATAATGGAGAAAATTTTATTTTTTTATCCTTTCGATAAAGATGCTCCTGAAATGCTAAAAGAAATAAATGAATCTTTGAAAACAAATAAAAGTCAAACTGAAAAACAAGAAGAATTGCAGATCAATCATGAGGAGAGTCCATTCCTGACGCTCACAATGGCTGAGATCCTGGAATCCCAGGGCATCTATAATAAAGCAATCGAAATATACAGAAAAATATACGAAAAAGAAAAAAATGAAGAAATTGATTACAGGATAAGATTATTGGAAAAAAGTATATCAGAGAATTTTAATTATCCTCTTTACATAAAAAAACTGACCTACCTTCTCGAAAAGCTTAAAAATATATTCAGTCATTAA
- a CDS encoding cytochrome d ubiquinol oxidase subunit II, producing the protein MKTDALIPRRRKNGCSLVIPYSVWSGSWISFSISSLIFIGLWGIIGSIHYPNLVKASNDSSLSLTIYNTSSGELSLKIMLMFALVGLPIVIAYTAFVYKIFKGKVTINNKL; encoded by the coding sequence ATGAAAACAGATGCTTTAATACCAAGGAGGCGCAAAAATGGATGCAGTCTTGTTATCCCGTATTCAGTTTGGTCTGGCAGCTGGATTTCATTTTCTATTTCCTCCCTCATTTTTATTGGACTGTGGGGGATCATTGGGTCAATTCACTATCCCAATTTAGTTAAAGCAAGCAACGATTCATCTTTAAGCCTAACAATATATAACACCTCCTCTGGCGAATTATCCTTAAAAATTATGCTCATGTTTGCTCTTGTAGGTCTTCCTATTGTAATTGCTTATACTGCATTTGTTTACAAAATTTTTAAGGGGAAAGTAACCATTAATAATAAATTATAA
- a CDS encoding ZIP family metal transporter produces the protein MKTLNPLILALIATGFTWTVTAIGASLVFFIKQPNRKILDSMLGFAAGVMIAASYWSLLAPSLEMSKGKGAFVWFPAATGFLIGSLFIWLIDKFLPHLHLGFPVENAEGIRTHFHQSTLLFLAVTLHNIPEGLAVGVAFGALASDIPSATLAGAVALAIGIGIQNFPEGIAISMPLRSGGVSRFKSFWYGQLSAIVEPIAGLIGALSVTVFHSILPYAMAFAAGAMIYVVIEEIIPESQRAENTDLATFSALVGFVSMMILDVAFG, from the coding sequence ATGAAAACCCTTAATCCTCTAATACTTGCCCTGATTGCCACTGGATTTACCTGGACAGTTACTGCCATTGGTGCTTCCCTTGTTTTTTTCATTAAGCAACCAAATCGAAAAATTCTTGACAGCATGTTAGGATTTGCTGCAGGAGTAATGATTGCCGCCAGTTACTGGTCACTTCTTGCTCCTTCTCTTGAAATGTCAAAAGGTAAAGGAGCTTTTGTGTGGTTTCCTGCTGCAACGGGATTTTTAATCGGAAGTCTTTTTATCTGGTTAATCGATAAGTTCCTTCCCCATCTTCACCTTGGCTTTCCTGTGGAAAATGCAGAAGGAATCAGGACTCATTTTCACCAGAGTACCCTTCTTTTTCTCGCTGTAACTTTACATAACATACCTGAGGGATTGGCAGTTGGTGTGGCTTTTGGCGCATTGGCCTCTGACATTCCTTCTGCTACTCTTGCAGGAGCAGTTGCTCTTGCAATTGGAATAGGCATCCAAAACTTCCCGGAAGGAATTGCCATATCCATGCCATTAAGAAGCGGAGGAGTCTCGCGTTTTAAAAGTTTCTGGTATGGACAATTATCTGCAATAGTTGAACCAATTGCAGGTCTTATTGGAGCTCTTTCCGTTACTGTATTTCATTCTATTCTACCTTACGCAATGGCCTTTGCTGCTGGAGCAATGATCTATGTTGTCATCGAAGAGATAATCCCTGAGTCACAGAGAGCTGAAAACACAGATCTGGCTACTTTCAGTGCATTGGTAGGCTTTGTCTCAATGATGATACTTGATGTGGCCTTTGGTTAG
- a CDS encoding beta-L-arabinofuranosidase domain-containing protein: MKDFIILVIFLGFLFPNLSPGIKEEKMSNIEISIVNIPVNKGSNQHYISNQPPLLPSPLIKLPIGSIEPKGWLLSQLQLMRDGFTGHLPELSKFLKPNSGWLTLKDLGWEEMPYWLKGYGDLGYILKDSKIIGEAKKWLDAVLSSQQPDGYFGPPENKENHDLWPNMIMLFAFQSLYEATGDKRVIPFMTRYFKYQLEMPVENLLPGSWQKLRGGENLESVYWLYNRTGEKFLLELAFRIFERTADWTSDILNPQRDKNWEPSTFYHGVNITMGIRYPGVFYQQSKDKRHINAVEKNYRLIMDEYGQQPGGMFGADENIRPGYSGPRQGAETCSIVEFMYSNKSLLKITGETRYADRCEEIAFNSLPASMTPDLKALHYLTAPNLISCDSSGEHDFQNPGTMVSYDPWGYRCCQHNVAFGWPYFAEHLWLATLDNGLAAVLYAPSQVNAKVADGVEVRISEDTWYPFGDFIDFTLWTYKPVAFPLYLRIPEWCENARILINGEDIKANPQPGNYVMIKREWRNYDQIRLKLPMEIKIKTWKKIGNAISVKRGPLWYSLKIGEEWKRYSGTDEWPAYEILPTTPWNYGLIVNPENPEASISVVKKREPAYQPFEPNVAPIELRAKAKRIPQWKTEGRMVGKVPPSPVKSDEPIEEITLIPMGCARLRISSFPIVDMR, translated from the coding sequence ATGAAAGATTTCATAATTTTAGTTATTTTTTTGGGATTCCTTTTTCCCAATTTATCTCCAGGAATAAAAGAAGAAAAAATGTCAAACATTGAAATTAGTATTGTAAATATCCCGGTCAATAAGGGTTCAAATCAGCATTACATATCAAATCAGCCTCCTTTACTTCCAAGCCCTCTTATTAAACTTCCGATCGGAAGTATTGAACCAAAAGGTTGGCTGCTGAGTCAGCTGCAATTGATGCGAGATGGCTTCACCGGTCACCTTCCTGAATTGAGCAAATTTTTAAAACCCAATAGCGGATGGTTAACCTTAAAGGATCTTGGGTGGGAAGAAATGCCCTATTGGCTCAAAGGTTATGGAGACCTTGGATATATTCTTAAAGATTCAAAAATCATAGGAGAAGCAAAAAAATGGCTTGATGCAGTCCTTTCAAGCCAACAACCTGATGGATACTTTGGTCCGCCTGAAAATAAAGAAAATCATGACCTCTGGCCAAACATGATCATGCTCTTCGCTTTCCAGAGTCTATATGAAGCAACAGGTGACAAGCGTGTAATTCCGTTTATGACCCGCTACTTCAAATATCAGCTTGAGATGCCCGTAGAGAATCTTTTACCAGGAAGCTGGCAAAAGCTTCGTGGAGGCGAAAATTTAGAGAGCGTTTACTGGTTATACAACAGAACAGGTGAAAAGTTTCTTTTAGAATTAGCCTTTCGGATTTTTGAAAGAACCGCGGATTGGACCTCTGATATCCTCAATCCACAAAGGGATAAAAATTGGGAGCCAAGCACTTTTTACCATGGGGTAAACATTACAATGGGAATTCGTTATCCAGGGGTATTTTACCAGCAATCAAAAGATAAAAGGCATATTAATGCAGTCGAAAAAAACTATAGATTAATTATGGACGAATATGGTCAGCAACCAGGAGGAATGTTTGGAGCAGATGAAAATATACGCCCTGGTTATAGTGGTCCACGTCAGGGTGCTGAAACTTGTTCTATTGTGGAGTTTATGTATTCAAATAAATCCCTCTTAAAAATAACTGGAGAAACACGATATGCTGATAGGTGTGAGGAGATTGCTTTTAACTCTCTTCCTGCATCGATGACCCCTGACCTTAAAGCTCTTCATTATTTAACCGCCCCTAATCTTATCTCTTGCGACAGTTCAGGTGAACATGATTTTCAGAATCCAGGTACGATGGTTTCGTATGACCCATGGGGATATCGTTGTTGTCAGCATAATGTTGCTTTTGGATGGCCCTATTTTGCTGAGCATCTCTGGCTTGCCACTCTGGATAATGGTCTGGCTGCTGTCCTTTACGCTCCTTCCCAAGTAAATGCTAAAGTTGCAGATGGCGTTGAGGTGCGGATTTCTGAGGATACATGGTATCCTTTTGGAGATTTCATCGATTTTACCCTCTGGACATATAAGCCTGTGGCTTTCCCTCTCTATCTGAGAATCCCGGAATGGTGTGAAAATGCCAGAATTCTTATAAATGGAGAAGACATAAAAGCCAATCCTCAGCCTGGTAATTATGTGATGATAAAGCGAGAGTGGAGGAACTACGATCAAATACGACTCAAACTTCCTATGGAGATAAAAATAAAGACATGGAAGAAGATTGGTAATGCAATCTCTGTAAAACGAGGACCATTATGGTATTCTCTTAAGATTGGTGAGGAGTGGAAGCGCTATAGTGGGACGGATGAGTGGCCTGCCTATGAGATTCTTCCGACCACTCCCTGGAATTATGGTTTGATTGTTAACCCTGAGAATCCTGAAGCTTCGATCAGTGTGGTTAAAAAAAGAGAGCCTGCATACCAGCCTTTCGAGCCTAATGTTGCTCCGATCGAACTTCGAGCAAAGGCGAAAAGAATTCCCCAGTGGAAAACTGAAGGACGGATGGTAGGCAAGGTTCCTCCAAGCCCTGTTAAATCTGATGAACCTATTGAGGAGATTACTCTTATTCCGATGGGATGCGCCCGATTGCGTATCTCATCCTTTCCCATTGTCGATATGCGTTAA
- a CDS encoding Spy/CpxP family protein refolding chaperone yields MKKTLISILIGVLLIGVLILSAGERHKRWFRGDEFGIWKKIEMVKDLNLTEEQKKQIGDLRLANQKTMIDLRAKVQAARLDLGKLLEDPKADPKKVEAIVNEINKVRSEMFKNMVDFRIKINKILTSEQLEKIKGLRFERGMGFCGKRKFFRHGMKKY; encoded by the coding sequence ATGAAAAAAACTTTAATAAGTATTTTAATCGGGGTGCTTTTAATCGGAGTACTTATTCTTTCGGCTGGAGAAAGACATAAAAGATGGTTTAGAGGAGATGAATTTGGAATCTGGAAAAAAATAGAAATGGTTAAAGACCTTAATCTTACAGAAGAGCAGAAAAAACAGATAGGCGACCTTCGCCTTGCTAACCAAAAAACAATGATTGATTTGAGAGCAAAAGTCCAGGCAGCTCGATTGGATTTAGGAAAGCTTCTTGAAGATCCAAAGGCTGACCCAAAGAAAGTCGAGGCTATAGTTAACGAGATTAATAAAGTAAGGTCAGAGATGTTCAAAAATATGGTGGATTTTAGAATAAAGATTAATAAAATTCTTACATCTGAACAGCTTGAGAAAATCAAAGGTTTAAGATTCGAAAGAGGTATGGGTTTTTGTGGAAAAAGGAAATTTTTTCGTCATGGCATGAAAAAATACTGA